In the Symphalangus syndactylus isolate Jambi chromosome 17, NHGRI_mSymSyn1-v2.1_pri, whole genome shotgun sequence genome, tgcaagctccgcctcccgggttcacaccattcttctgcctcagcctctccaagtagctgggactacaggcgcccgccaccacgcccggctaactttttgtatttttagtagagacggggtttcaccgtggtctggatctcctgacctcatgatccgcctgcctcagcctcccaaagtgctgggattacaagcgtgagccaccgcacccggcccctccaTCTTCTtaaaggctccagtgtgtgttatacccctccatgtgtccaggtgttctcatcatttagctcccacttataagtgatgacatgtggtatttggtttttatttctacattagtttgctatggataatggcttccaggtccatctatgtctctgcaaaggacatgatctcatccttttttatggctgcatagtatttcatggtgtatatgtaccacattattttttatccagcctatcattgatgggcatttaggttgattccttgtctttgttattgtgaatagttcagcaatgaacatatatgtgcatgtgtctttataatagaatgagttATACTCCTTTGgttgtatacccagtaatgggattgctgagtcaaatggtatttctgtttttaggtctttgagaaattgacacactgtcttccacaagggCTAAACTGGTTTACAGtgcaaccaacagtgtaaaatggttcctttttctccaaaacctcaccagcatctgatctgttgtcttttgacttttcaataatagccattctgactggtgtgagatgattttttatttttttgagacagagtcttgctctgttgcctaggttggagtgcagtggcatgatcttggctcacggtaacctctgcctcctgggttcaagtgattatcctgcctcagcctcctgagtagctggaactacaggcatgcgccaccatgcccggataatttttgtatttttagtggagatggactttcactacgttggccaggctggtctcaaattcctgacctcaggtaatccgcccacctcggcctctcagattTCTGGGATTATagcatgagccacagctcccagcttcattgtgattttgatgtgcatttctctaataatcagtgatgttgagcttttttcatatgtttgttggccgtatatatgtcttcttttgaaaagtgtcttttcatgtcctttgcccactttttaatcgggctatttgtttattctttaaatttgtttaagttccttacagatgctggatattagacctttgccagagGAATAGATTGAAATAAAGATTTATCTCATTCTGTAgcttgtctctttactttgttgattcttttgttgtgtagaagctctttagtttaattggatcccatttgtcaacttttgcttttgttgcaattgcttttggcatctttttcATGATATCTTGGCCCATGCCTATACCCTGAATGATATTGCCCAGATTGCCtaccagagtttttatagtttttggttttacatttaactcttcaattcatcttaagttaatttttgcatatactAAAAATAAGGGGTTCAGTTTTAATCTTATACATATGGcgagccagttattccagcaccatttattgaataggaaatcctttccccactgcttgttttcatcaagtttgtcaaagatcagatagttgtaggtgtgtggtcttatttctgggttctctattctgttccgttggtccatgtgtctgtttttgtaccagttccattctgttttggttactataaccctgtagtatagtttgaagtcaggtagcatgatgcctccagctttgtactttttgcttaggattgccttaggtatttgggctctcttttggcctgtaataccagctactccggaggctgagacaggagaattgcttgaacctggggggtggaggttgcagtgaaccgagatttgcaccactgcactccagtctgggtgacagagtgagaccccatctcaaaaaaagtaaataaacaaatttcaaaacagagttttttctagttatgtgaagaatgtcTATGGtcgtttaataggaatagcattgtgATTCAATGACTATTCTAAATTCAAGTTTTCTTTCTATTCAAAGTGAATGACTAGTTAATATGTAAGGTTTTCCCCTTTGGGAAAATTTCTTCTTGCCATAGTATTTCAAAGCCACCCCATGCACTAAACCAACACATTTATGAACCAAGCAGTGAAGTCTTCCTCTTCTATTAGCTGGTCATAGGGAGCCTCCCTGTGGCATAAATGTGAGCACCCTCAGAGATTAACTACAGAGGTGATTGATGTGATTGTCCTGCACCACCTACACATATAGCTTTCTTATGCCCTCTGGTACTGCTCAGGTGATATCCAGGGTATACTACTGCTATCTTACAATGGATTGTTCAACTGTTGCTGGTCTGCATGACCTGTGACTTGGTGGATCTGACATTAACCAGCTCATTATGGGCAGCTCTGGCCACATGGTCATTTATTATACCATGGTTAGACTCTCTGTATTTACCAAGGTCCAGGAGAATGCCAGTAGTTTTCTGAAAGTTTAGTAATTCTCTGATACACATAACACAGTTCCATTCCAGAACTCTAGTGGGATTCATTGGAATTCCTTTATTGATGCTCTAATACCATAGGGTCATATTGCATCATATTGCTCAAAGTAGCTGGGTATTTTGTACCATAACCTGCTCATGCTATACAACCTCTAGACTCCATTTAAAGCTGGTATTCATCCTGTCTATTGATCCGAACACTATTCCTAGTGTGGAGTATGCCGCCTTCAGAACCCAGATAGGCCTACTAGGCATTGTGCAGCTTTCTTATGCTCTCTGGTATAAGGCATGCACATGCCTTGAAGGGCATGTTTCCACAAAGGCCACTAATGTACTAGCATTTCTTTCTCATCTGGGATTATTAGCTTAATGCAATTGATATAGTGACACAGGACAATATTCTGCAAAACATCCGGTAGTTCTAGGTCTCTTTAGATTATAACAAAGGAAAGAAGAGTTATCATGGCCCTGAGTGAAGGCTATAAATGTATACCATTGACCTTTTCACGTGAATGCAAACTGCTTTTAATCTAAGTCAAAGCAAACTGTTTTTGGACAAAGGTGATACAAACATATTTACCAGGTCAATGGCTCATATCCTGTATATTAGCCTATGTTAATCTGTTCTACAGATTATCTATCATCTGGCAGAACAGCTACAGCTGAGTTGAGTTTATTTCTTGCTTGAGATTAAAGGAGTCTGCTGTCATCCTTGAATTTAGCTGGTCTTTGCACAGGCCAGGCTGGTGAATTAACAGGTGATAAAATGAGGACACTTCACTTGTATTCTTTAGTTTAGACTCTTTAGAAACAGCACTTATTTCTGCCACCCATTTCAGGatgagatatttttatatttactatcTTATATAATAGAAGAACAGTTTAAAAACTTTCAGTTGTCCTTTCACGCTAAGACAGCTCTCACCCCACATAGGCCACATAGCAAATGTAGGAATTGTGGAAGTATCAAGTATGTTAGTTCCAACTATACATCTAGCAACCAGGGAAATGACCATTGGATTGTGGCCTTAGAAGCTCTGGAGCCACTGTGAGGACCTAGGCCAGACTCTACTCATCACCTCACTCACATTTGTCTCCACTCTGACCGAGAAGTCACAATGACAGATTGAATGCTGGCTATCAATATTAACTCAAGCCCTTGTCTAatggttttgaaaagattttatgTTGTCCGTTTTCTCAGTGGATAACCAGGCAAGTAAAATGACCATTGGTCTTTTCCAGGAAGGACTGAGGAACCATCACTGTGCACAATGGCTgtggtattgtcagtctttccTCCTGGGGTTCTGACTGACCCTTCAGTTAATGTGTTTTGGATCCCAAAACTGTCCGAGTTCTGGAGTCTGTATGATGAAATTGTGGCTATCTTTTGAAATGTCTGCCTTTTTCATTCGTaagttcttctttctttcttgattgTAGTGTGAATAGTCATAATCTCACTGGCTGCTCATCTATCTTGCCATTAGGAAAAttgtcttttattaaaaaaattataactctATGCAACTTAGGCTCCTATGGCTGCCACTATGATGTTGCTTCCAATAACAATAATTGAGTCAGCCTGACTTCTGATGTTTGAACGCCACCAGATatcttattgatttatttatttttgtggtcaAGTGATGGCACTTAATCTTTGCTCTCAGAGAGCCAAGTTATTtcctgatgttaaaaaaaaatcaacattttttttaacatcagGAAAATCCTTAAAAAAGCAACCAGTGAACTTGTTAGTAAGGATGCTACTTTCTCATTAACATATAGGTAGACCTTCTCTGTGCTTCACAAACACtgcattttttataaattgaaggtGTATGGCAATCTTGCATCAAGCACatctatcagcaccatttttttcaACAGCCTAGGCTcacttgtgtctctgtgtcacatttttgtaattttgcaaTATATCAAAGTTTGTATTATTATTACCTGTTAAGATGATCTGTGCTCAGTGATATTTGATGctattattgtaattgttttggtaTGTCATGAACTGCACCTATGTAAGATAGaaaacttaatcaataaatattgaatgtgttctgactgctccatagATGAGCCATAGCCcagtctctttcctttccttgggCCTCCCTACTCCCTAagacacaataatattgaaattaggccaattagtgATTCCACAAtaacctctaagtgttcaagtgaaaggaagagttgcgtTTCTCTCCCAATAAATCAAAGGCtacaaatgattaagcttagtgaggaaggtatGTTGAAAACTGAGATAGGCCGTAGGCCTCTTTTGCCAGCTAGCTAAGCTGTGAATACAAAGGAAacattcttgaaggaaattaaatatgctactccagtgaacacattaatgataagaaagaaaaacaaccttATTACTGATATGGAAAAAAAGTGTAGTGGTATGAATGGAAGATCAAATCAGCTACAACATTCACGTAAGCCAAAacttaatccagagcaaggctttAACTCTCTTAAATTCTGTGAAGGCAGAGAAATGTAAGGAAGCTGCCAAAAGAAACCTTTGAAGCAAATAGAGTTTGGCTCATAAGGTAGAAGGGAAGAAGCAATCTCCATCACATAAAATTCAAGGTTAAGCAGCAAGTCCTGATatggaagctgcagcaagttatccagaagatctagctaagataattaatAAAGGTGGCTACAAAAGGCAACAGGTttttaatgtaaatgaattaGTCTTTTATTGGAAGAAGATGATATCTTGGGCTTTCATAGCTAAGAAGTCAATACCTGTCTTCAAAGCATCAAAGAGCGAGGCTAACTCTTGCTTCAGGgtaatgcagctggtgacctGAAGTTAAAACCAATGTTCATTTACCTTTCTGAAAAGTCTAGGGCACTTGAGAATTCTGATAAATCTACTCTGCAtctgctctataaatggaacaacaaagcctggatgatgtttaatttatttacagcttagtttactgaatattttaagcctactgtTGAGTCCTATTGCTCCTTTAGATtagattctttttaaaagtgtACTTATTTATTGACAATATGACTCGTCACCCAAGAGCTGTAATGGAGATgcacaaggagattaatgttgtttcatGCCTGCCAACACAATGTCCATTGTGCAGCACTTGAATTGAGgagtaattttaacttttaaatcttattatttaagaaattatcCCTTCAATGAATATGGACTAAGgaaactgaaaaccttctggaaggaTTCACCTTTGTAGGTGCCATTAATAACTTCGGTGATTCATTCATAGGAGGAGATCAAAATATCCACATTAACATGAGTTTGGAAGAAGCCGATTCCAATCCTCATGGATCGCTTTGAGTAGTTCAAGTGGAGGAAATATctgcagatgtggtgaaaatagcaagagaattagGACTAAAAGCAGAGCCCGAATATATGACtaaatttgtttctatttcatGAGAAAAGTTGAACCCATGAGAATTTACTTCTCATAGATGAGCAAAGAATGTGGTTGAGATGGAATATACTCCTGGTAAAAATGCTGTGAACGttattgaaacaacaacaaagaattaaaaacattattacctcaaattagttgataaagcagatttgagaggattgactttacttttgaaaaattctactatgggtaaaatgctgtcaaataGTATTACATGTTACAGAGAAAACTTTCAAGAACGAAAGAGTAAATCAATTTTGCaaacatcattattttattttaagaaattgccacaaccACTTCAACTTTCAGCACcatcaccctgatcagtcagcatcAAAAATATTGTTGTTAGCATCTTTTAGGAATGAAATTTACTTAAGATACGTACATAATTTACATGTCATCGCACACTTAGTCTACAGTGTAGTGTAAAcctaaccttttttttcttttttttttttttttaattttagggtcAGAGAATACATATGCAAGTTCGTTACATGAATATACTGGTATAGCGGTGAAGTTCATGCTTCCAGtatacccatcacccaggtagttaTCATTGTACCCAAAAGATAGTTTTTCAACACTCTCTTTCCCCTAACCTCCCAACTATAGGAGTCCAAGTATCTGCTGTTtctatctttgtgtccatgtgtatctACTCAACATAACTTTCATATGcacataaaaatcaaaatgctCTTTGTGACTGGCCTTATtttgatattcactttattgcaatagTCTCAAACCAAACTCCTGATATCTTACATAGAATATCATTGCAAGCAAATTGTTGCCTTTTAATTCCTTCTGCCACATCTGCCGCAGCAACCTTGGCATCTCAGtaagtgtattagtttcctactgCTACTTTAACAAGTTACCCATATTTTGAGGTCTTAAAACAACGCAAatttatcttacagttctagaggtcagaagtctgaaaaggGTCTCACTGGGCTACAATCAGGGTGTTGGCAAGATTGCGTTCTTCTGCAAGCTCTAGTAAAATACGTTTTCTTGCATTTTCCAACTTCAAGAGCAAGCTTGCATTTCTTGGCACATAACTCAGCAGCATCATTGCCCAAATTCCCATGTTGCCCTCTGTCTggttctttcttctttcactttttttttttttagatgttttaGGACTTTAATGTTCTTTACATATTCAACATAAAATACTGACAATAGATAAACAGTAGGGGAACGATTTTTCAGCAAAGTTTCACTCTCGTTGTCAAACGTTACAAAGAAAACAGTCAAGAGAACAAAGGATAAGGCAATTTAacagaaatgtttaatttaatgTCATAAttgaaaaacaaccaaccaatcaACTTTCTCTTCTACCTATGGAAAGAATGGTAAAAATGAATCAAGAACTTCTAGATCTTTTTCATAAAACAGCTtaaaaagaggaaggggaagactGGGGAGGGGGTGCAACTGTTGCTAATGGAATAACGCACAAGGTCAAGGATTTAATAAATTCTAAAAGTGTCTACATGTATCAGTGTTAACCGTACTATTAGAAACataaatgtatagaaatataaaGTATATGGTACTAAAAACCTACCTTGctaatataaacatacataaagtATGTCACTTCTCTTGTAATAACAGTATAAAGATCGATCTACAGTTTGCCCTTTGCCTGGTACTCTTAAACCACTCCTCCAATGGGCAATGTTGACCTTGAATCAACAGCCACTGAACCCAGGAGACCCCACAGATGTCTAGATTCAGCACCTAGAGGGCCCCCGTACCCTCTATGCTGTGTGTTCCCATGACTCCAGAAACAATTAATTGCAAACTACATTATTAAGTCCACAGGGAAGTTTGAAATCTAACTAGAAAAAGTAGCAGCAAAGGCATTTTGCTGGTGCCCAGAAGAATGTTGGCTCTGCTGGGGTCACCGTGGAGATTGTCCATGATGACCTGCTGGGATTTGCTCTCCTAGAGTGCCCCTCGGTCCTGGAATACAAGGTGCAGGCTGGAAACAGCTCCTTGTACAACATGCCCCCGTGTTTCAGCATCTACGTCATGGGCTTGGTCCTGGAGTGGATTAAAAACAATGGAGATATTGCGGCCATGGAGAAGCTTAGCTCCATCAAATCTCAAATGATTTATGAGATTATTGATAATTCTCAAGGATTCTACGTATGTCCAGTGGAGCCCCAAAATAGAAGCAAGATGAATATTCCATTCCGCACTGGCAATGCCAAAGGAGGTGATGCTTTAGAAAAAAGATTTCTTGATAAAGCTCTTGAATTCAATATGTTGTCCTTGAAAGGGCATAGGTCTGTGGGAGGCATCTGGGCCTCTCTGTATAACGCTGTCATGATTGAAGATGTTCAGAAGCTAGCTGCCTTCATGAAAAATTTTTTGGAGATGCATCAGCTATGAGCACATCCTAACCAGGATATACTCTGTTCTTGAACAACATACAAAGTTTAAAGTAACTTGGGGATGGCTAGAAAAAGTTAACAAACAGTATTTTTCTCAAATGAACATGTTTATTGTAGATTCCTCTTTTTTGAAGGAACAACAGCAAAACATCTACAGCTCTGTAAAGCTGGTGGGACCTAATATTCACTTAATTCTGACTTGAACTGGAAGCATTTTAAGAAATCTTCctgttgcttttcttctttcacttttaaGGTCTCTTGTGATTACATTATGCCTACCAAGGCAATTTAGGATAACTTCTCATTTAGAGGTCACCTTATTAACAATCTTAATCCTGTCTGAAACATTAATTCCCCTTTTCTATATAGCCGAACATACTAAAGGTTTAGGAGCTTAGAATATCTTTAGTGGACATTATTCTGCTTACTACAGTCTgtatatgtttttacattttcatatttctagAAGCCATTCTACCAGTGTTTCTGCCCCATCTCCCAGAGTTTCTGTGTGAATATTTAACCATGGGACTCTCTTTAGAGGTCAAGTATTCTCACAATTAAGCATGGGCCTGGTCCTCAGCTTTCTCTTCCTACCCAATGTAGAAGATGAGATCTACTTTGCACAATAATGAGGCTTGGTTTTACCTTTACAGTTAGCATTAGTTGCCAATTAATTgctctgtttttttgttatttttcccaaagtaATTAAACTGATCAATTCTACTGTACTCAATGTTATTATCTCCCCTATAGTTCTCCAAGGACTGATGGAATACCTAGCTTGCATATCCCCACCAATTATATCATCCCAGTTTATCACAGGTGAGCACTGCCACCTTGGGTCAGGAGCTCTCTCTGCTCCACACCATGGTTGTGGAATCCTCATTTCCAGATGGGAGGTATTTAATCCAGTTCAAAATCTCACCTAAGTGTTTTCTTTCTGACAAAAATGCCGCGTTAAAATTTCCAAGTTGGTTTCCCCTGCAAGCAGAGTGTAAAACGAAGTTTTGCATACAGTAGTTATATTTTGGAGTGTGCTTGAATTAATTCCTCTAgaatggagaggaagaaaaaatgaatggGCAAAGAGACAAATCAAATGATCTTAAAGGAAACCTCATAAAACCATGTGAAGAGTTCCACAAATAGTATGGAGAGGCTATGGCCCTGGGCCAGGTGACTCTCTTCAACTGAAACAATTCCTAAAGTGTGCTGAGAGTAGAGGACTGAACAATAAATCTTATTTCTGAAGAGTATCTGTGAGTATCACAGCATCCATGAATTTATAGTAGATCTTTCTCTTGCTAACTCTGTCTTTCTCTTAAAAACTACTCTTCCCCACCCCAATTGCATTTtgcatttagaaataaaaatcctaaaaacaCAAATCACCTCAAAGTAAGAAAATAGAGGCATGACAAAATGCCTGAACAAGAAAAACGAATGAAAACAATAACCTGGCTTGAacatgagaagaaaataaaataaatacaggtaGAATACCAAAGTTAAGGTATACATATCTGCCATATATTTTACAAATCCAGATTATATTAAAGGCAGGCAACTGAAATTTTCTTACACTAGAAACAAAGTTGCATTGTTTTCCAAGAGCATGTTCAGGGAACTTTGCAAAATTAATGCAGTcattaattatttcattacaatATTTGACTACCTATTCTGTGTCTGACCATGAATTAAGTGCCATTGattcaaaaatgtataaataaaacagaaatctgcATGATGCAACTTATTTCCCATGTGGAACCAAACagtaagatataaaataaaaactctaaaaaacaaaataccattatTTCagattatatgaaatatttttattataagtagTAAATGAACCAGGTGATGTGATAAAGAATAACTTGGGAACATATTTTAACTAAGAATTATTTAATATTAGTCAGGTTATCAATAATTATTgttcaatttttaataaattaaaagttCCTTGAGATCCACTGTCCAGTTTGATctttatttcttaacattttcttcatttgatttAGAATTCCTTGGGGGACAACCCCACACCATAGCTTCTTATCATAGTTACTAAAACAGTAATAACATAGCATATGATTTACATTAACtgttaatattttagaatattctaATCTAAATTAACAgctctatttctcttttcttaggaAATAAATATCTAGTATAGGTACTATGTTATTGCCATATTTCTAAAGTTCATTTTGACTCCATTTTCAATGTTAATGGAAATTACTGACATATTATTACTTAAAGAATTACAAACAGTGGTAATTGCTAACTAAAGGAAATAAAgatgaacaatttttaaatata is a window encoding:
- the LOC134732835 gene encoding phosphoserine aminotransferase-like, whose product is MEYTPGSENTYASSLHEYTGIAVKFMLPVYPSPSSRGQKSEKGLTGLQSGCWQDCVLLQALQQRHFAGAQKNVGSAGVTVEIVHDDLLGFALLECPSVLEYKVQAGNSSLYNMPPCFSIYVMGLVLEWIKNNGDIAAMEKLSSIKSQMIYEIIDNSQGFYVCPVEPQNRSKMNIPFRTGNAKGGDALEKRFLDKALEFNMLSLKGHRSVGGIWASLYNAVMIEDVQKLAAFMKNFLEMHQL